The proteins below are encoded in one region of Geomonas ferrireducens:
- a CDS encoding pilus assembly protein, translating to MNKGAAPRTARYAVVVMLVSVLLLFAATARAADPAAAMQAYCSVPPLPGIGVRPNLLLMLDNSASMYDLAYTDPTLFCFDDTFNPGGSYPGYFDENKVYRYVTSGEYFTATTDSIAASSCNQAGTDFLCVNIKSKKVDTFLATGRFLNWLAMSKLDLEKLALTGGKYDPGTGMMQAESRGCVGKRFVKMVYKDGAPLPVTFGVRGPIPNEWGYVSQASHGGATRIDIYPGVYRKEQCLDAVKKWQDNAPIPELSSAAGLCMGNLYDANHIPTPGKIFTETLSLCYSAGTDFSVEQTSDIANDCIRRYKIHMPFQIVRNTGEDICAMRVYHTPRYYDEFLHTTGYLGECAQGAGFSINQPCGLNSIKDYCRELADPWLSDPSANANRAATDAALPSFILDAGITNLGTPAASVVVRVAAGAAPSGLVQQFANKINFGAITFNDDGARSECDQGGAVRCVSYCSGDAAPQRECGIATDCDTKGPCLPAAKKDGGSIISYINYSPVGDHGSGLIAAIDAIRGTSWTPLAETLYESIGYFSNNGAYRFQTGDFDAAKPPSMYSCQRNNVLIVTDGMSTADRAPALNAFVADAVSKWSGAGGLPAGKTTTAETAVSAAPPYQGSYNLDEVAWVARHRNIFDLNQPAARPKEYITTHVVYTGPPCGDAAGAYNADGSCVTTDEGVPEKMMQLTAQNGGGSMKSVKNLPALRGALTGIFLQVIGGTSVGAGSSLLSTGDSNGALYLQPRFFPNKSYDGWGSAAAWTGELQSLWYYIDPLVGTSGAANSIREDTDRDRSLDLKQDRVVRFEAPNTLGEDRATLLTDRDGDGNVDVPQPAGYPLSVVPEAVQSLWRAGRQLWARDPLERTLYTQTDEATLTSFLDTSLDASRQLLQAKDRAEADQIVAFVKGVDDADGNNGEPTRERNLQAYGTAEKKIWKLGDIISSAPVVQSAVPLGSYHLPAPRGYGDTSYGDFIKADGAYGKRGTVYVGANDGMLHAFRLGSLKVRPDSGTWPVTRKAQLLGNTDAVEGKVLGDEEWGFIPKSALPYLRYLKEPLYPHLYYVDGTSTLVDASIGDPANCSRGDYWNCAKAGRSWRTVLVGGMGLGGASRPYGTDCADDGSLATCVKSPAAGVGGLSSYFALDVTDQSAEGGTPRLLWEFSHPQMGFATSGAAILRVKARRVEGTVEIHDPDRNGRWFAVFASGPTGAVDRGTRQFTATSDQNLKLFVVDLNAIPPFVQGRNYWVIDTDIPYAFGGSMSGAGIDSDRWNGGDSLKGQYEDEALYVGYTRSGDGGWTGGVLRLSTGEDPNPANWKTSRVIDGVGPVTGAVAKLQDRQYKRLWLYFGTGRHFYNQDEPQSARALFGVLEPCYRGGDNALRINDACTATPVTRGDLTEVTDAAKVVPPGQQQGSYRGWWIALDGASTGLGSERAIDAPISVTSGAVFFPTFKPPLDPCGEGVSYLWGVHYSTGGAVGSLLGQAVLPLSNGSAAGVDLSGFTDRAGRRSAPLPGKAVKPRLVTNSGLRPLKRIIHMQER from the coding sequence ATGAACAAGGGTGCAGCGCCGCGGACCGCGCGCTACGCGGTGGTCGTTATGCTGGTCTCCGTTCTACTGCTTTTTGCTGCAACTGCGCGCGCGGCCGATCCCGCGGCCGCCATGCAGGCCTACTGCAGCGTGCCGCCGTTGCCCGGGATCGGGGTGAGGCCGAACCTCCTTCTCATGCTGGACAACTCAGCCAGCATGTACGACCTCGCCTATACAGATCCGACGCTTTTCTGTTTCGACGACACCTTCAATCCGGGCGGTTCCTATCCCGGCTACTTCGACGAAAACAAGGTGTACCGCTACGTAACCTCCGGGGAGTACTTCACTGCCACCACCGACAGCATCGCGGCGAGCAGCTGCAACCAGGCCGGCACCGATTTCCTGTGCGTCAACATCAAGTCGAAGAAGGTCGACACCTTCCTTGCCACCGGCAGGTTTCTGAACTGGCTCGCCATGAGTAAACTCGACCTCGAAAAGCTTGCCTTGACCGGCGGGAAGTACGACCCGGGGACCGGCATGATGCAGGCGGAGTCGCGCGGTTGCGTGGGTAAGCGCTTCGTCAAGATGGTGTACAAAGACGGCGCCCCCCTCCCGGTCACCTTCGGGGTGCGGGGCCCGATCCCAAACGAGTGGGGCTATGTCTCACAGGCGAGCCACGGTGGGGCCACCCGTATCGACATCTATCCTGGCGTGTACAGGAAGGAGCAATGCCTGGACGCGGTGAAAAAGTGGCAGGATAACGCCCCCATACCCGAGCTCTCAAGCGCGGCGGGGCTCTGCATGGGGAACCTGTACGACGCAAACCACATACCGACTCCGGGCAAGATCTTTACCGAGACCCTGAGCCTTTGTTATTCGGCGGGTACCGACTTCAGCGTTGAACAGACCTCCGATATCGCGAACGACTGCATCCGGCGCTACAAGATTCACATGCCGTTCCAGATCGTGAGGAACACCGGCGAGGACATCTGCGCGATGAGGGTTTACCACACCCCGCGCTATTACGACGAATTCCTGCACACCACGGGTTATCTCGGCGAGTGTGCCCAGGGGGCGGGCTTCAGCATCAACCAGCCCTGCGGCCTGAACTCGATCAAGGACTACTGCAGGGAGCTGGCGGACCCCTGGCTCAGCGATCCTTCCGCGAATGCAAACCGGGCCGCGACCGACGCCGCACTTCCCTCCTTCATCCTCGACGCCGGCATCACCAACCTCGGCACCCCGGCTGCGAGCGTCGTGGTGCGTGTAGCTGCGGGCGCGGCACCATCGGGGCTCGTCCAGCAGTTCGCAAACAAGATCAACTTCGGCGCCATCACCTTCAACGACGACGGCGCCCGTTCCGAATGCGATCAGGGGGGCGCGGTCCGCTGCGTAAGCTACTGCAGCGGCGATGCCGCACCACAGAGGGAATGCGGCATTGCCACGGACTGCGATACCAAGGGGCCCTGTCTCCCGGCCGCCAAAAAAGACGGCGGCAGCATCATTTCCTACATCAACTACTCGCCGGTCGGTGACCACGGCTCCGGGCTCATCGCAGCCATCGACGCCATCAGGGGAACCTCGTGGACCCCCCTGGCGGAGACCCTCTACGAGAGCATCGGTTATTTCTCCAACAACGGCGCCTACCGGTTCCAGACCGGAGATTTCGATGCCGCGAAGCCCCCTTCCATGTACAGCTGCCAGCGTAACAACGTCCTCATCGTTACCGACGGGATGTCCACCGCGGACCGTGCCCCGGCGCTGAACGCTTTCGTCGCCGATGCGGTGTCCAAATGGTCCGGTGCCGGCGGTCTTCCGGCCGGTAAGACCACCACGGCAGAGACCGCGGTTTCGGCCGCTCCCCCTTACCAGGGAAGTTACAACCTCGACGAGGTCGCCTGGGTCGCCCGGCATCGGAACATCTTCGACCTTAACCAGCCGGCGGCCCGCCCCAAGGAGTACATCACCACCCACGTCGTCTACACCGGCCCTCCCTGTGGCGACGCTGCAGGCGCTTACAACGCGGACGGAAGCTGCGTCACCACCGACGAGGGAGTCCCGGAGAAGATGATGCAGCTCACGGCCCAAAACGGTGGGGGGAGCATGAAGAGCGTCAAGAACCTACCCGCCCTTCGAGGGGCGCTTACGGGGATCTTCCTGCAGGTGATCGGCGGAACCAGCGTGGGCGCCGGCTCGTCGCTTCTCTCCACCGGGGACAGCAACGGCGCGCTTTACCTCCAGCCCCGATTCTTCCCAAACAAGAGTTACGACGGTTGGGGGAGCGCCGCGGCATGGACCGGGGAGTTGCAGAGCCTTTGGTACTACATCGATCCCCTGGTCGGCACCAGCGGCGCAGCAAACAGCATCCGTGAGGACACCGACAGGGACAGGTCGCTCGACCTGAAGCAGGACCGGGTGGTCCGTTTCGAGGCGCCGAACACGCTTGGAGAGGACCGGGCGACGCTTCTCACCGATCGTGATGGCGACGGCAACGTCGACGTACCGCAGCCCGCGGGATATCCGCTGAGCGTGGTGCCGGAGGCGGTACAGAGCCTTTGGCGTGCGGGGCGCCAGCTCTGGGCGCGGGATCCCCTTGAGCGCACCCTGTACACCCAGACCGACGAGGCGACGCTCACCTCCTTTCTCGACACCTCGCTCGATGCCTCCCGCCAGCTCCTGCAGGCCAAGGACCGGGCGGAGGCGGATCAGATCGTCGCCTTCGTGAAGGGGGTGGACGACGCAGACGGGAATAATGGTGAGCCGACCAGGGAAAGGAATCTGCAAGCTTACGGCACCGCGGAGAAAAAGATCTGGAAGCTAGGGGACATCATCTCGTCTGCGCCGGTAGTGCAGTCGGCGGTGCCGCTTGGAAGCTACCACCTCCCCGCGCCGCGCGGATACGGGGACACCTCCTATGGGGATTTCATCAAAGCGGACGGTGCGTACGGGAAGCGGGGGACCGTCTACGTCGGTGCTAACGACGGGATGCTGCACGCCTTCAGGCTGGGCTCGCTCAAGGTGCGACCCGACAGCGGCACTTGGCCGGTAACCCGCAAGGCCCAGCTTCTAGGGAACACCGATGCGGTTGAGGGCAAGGTTTTAGGGGATGAGGAATGGGGCTTCATCCCGAAGAGCGCGCTTCCCTATCTCAGGTACCTGAAGGAGCCGCTCTACCCGCACCTGTACTACGTGGATGGCACGAGCACCCTCGTCGACGCGAGCATAGGTGATCCGGCGAACTGCAGCCGTGGCGACTACTGGAATTGCGCCAAGGCAGGGCGCAGCTGGCGCACCGTCCTTGTGGGCGGGATGGGGCTTGGCGGGGCGAGCCGCCCCTACGGCACCGACTGCGCCGACGACGGCAGCTTAGCCACCTGCGTCAAGTCCCCGGCCGCCGGTGTCGGCGGGCTTTCCTCCTACTTCGCCCTCGACGTCACCGACCAGAGCGCTGAAGGGGGGACCCCGCGGCTTTTGTGGGAGTTCTCGCACCCGCAAATGGGCTTTGCCACCTCCGGCGCGGCCATCCTGCGTGTGAAGGCGCGCCGCGTTGAGGGAACCGTGGAGATCCACGACCCCGACCGCAACGGGCGCTGGTTTGCAGTGTTCGCCTCGGGCCCGACGGGTGCCGTCGACCGGGGGACGCGCCAGTTCACCGCCACCTCGGACCAGAATCTGAAGCTCTTCGTGGTCGACCTGAACGCAATTCCCCCTTTCGTCCAGGGGCGCAACTACTGGGTGATCGACACGGATATCCCCTACGCCTTCGGCGGCAGCATGTCCGGCGCCGGGATCGACTCGGACAGGTGGAATGGCGGCGACAGTTTGAAGGGGCAGTACGAGGACGAGGCGCTCTACGTCGGTTACACCCGGAGCGGCGACGGGGGGTGGACCGGCGGAGTCTTGAGGCTCTCCACCGGCGAGGACCCGAATCCCGCAAACTGGAAGACGAGCCGTGTGATCGACGGCGTCGGACCGGTCACCGGGGCGGTGGCGAAGCTCCAGGACCGGCAGTACAAGCGGCTTTGGCTCTACTTCGGCACCGGCCGGCACTTCTACAACCAGGACGAACCGCAGTCGGCACGCGCGCTCTTCGGCGTGCTCGAGCCTTGCTACAGGGGCGGTGACAACGCGCTCAGGATCAACGATGCCTGCACCGCAACCCCCGTCACCCGCGGAGATTTGACCGAGGTGACCGATGCCGCGAAGGTCGTCCCCCCGGGACAGCAGCAGGGTAGCTACCGGGGGTGGTGGATCGCCCTCGATGGCGCCTCCACGGGGCTTGGGAGCGAGCGCGCCATAGATGCTCCGATTTCCGTCACAAGCGGCGCGGTGTTCTTCCCCACCTTCAAGCCCCCCCTCGACCCGTGCGGCGAAGGGGTCTCCTACCTATGGGGTGTGCACTACAGCACCGGAGGGGCGGTGGGCTCCCTCTTGGGCCAGGCGGTCCTCCCGCTCTCCAACGGCTCCGCCGCCGGAGTCGACCTCTCCGGCTTCACCGACCGCGCCGGGCGCCGCAGCGCGCCGCTTCCCGGAAAGGCAGTGAAACCGCGCCTGGTGACCAACAGCGGCCTCAGGCCGCTCAAGAGGATCATCCACATGCAGGAGCGTTAG